Proteins co-encoded in one Solea senegalensis isolate Sse05_10M linkage group LG8, IFAPA_SoseM_1, whole genome shotgun sequence genomic window:
- the LOC122773762 gene encoding coatomer subunit delta → MVLLAAAVCTKAGKAIVSRQFVEMTRTRIEGLLAAFPKLMNTGKQHTFVETDSVRYVYQPLEKLYMVLITTKNSNILEDLETLRLFSRVIPEYCRVLEESEISEHCFDLIFAFDEIVALGYRENVNLAQIRTFTEMDSHEEKVFRAVRETQEREAKAEMRRKAKELQQARRDAERSGKKVPAFGGFGSGGMTSVSSGSIITDTIVEPEKPKITPTAVRPSGPSKALKLGAKGKEVDNFVDKLKSEGETIIPAKGKRGSDVSKVLPPPVNVESVHLRVEEKILLTCGRDGGLQNMEVLGMVTLRVTDDKNGRIRLIINNNDNKGLQLQTHPNVDKKLFTAESVIGLKNPEKSFPLNNDVGVLKWRLQTTDESLIPLTINCWPSESGTGCDVNIEYELQEESLELNDVVISIPVPSGVGAPLIGDLDGEYKHDSRRNILEWCLPVIDANNKTGSLEFSIAGQPNDFFPVNVSFVSKRNYCDIQVTKVTHVDGDSSVRFSSETSFVVDKYEIL, encoded by the exons ATG GTGCTGTTGGCAGCGGCGGTGTGCACCAAGGCCGGCAAGGCCATTGTTTCGCGGCAGTTTGTGGAAATGACTCGGACGCGCATTGAGGGTCTCCTGGCCGCATTCCCTAAACTGATGAACACGGGAAAGCAGCACACCTTTGTGGAAACAGACAGTGTCCGCTATGTGTACCAGCCACTTGAGAAACTCTACATGGTCCTCATCACCACCAAGAACAGCAACATCCTGGAGGACCTAGAGACACTCAGACTCTTCTCCCGAGTG ATCCCAGAATACTGCCGTGTGTTGGAGGAGAGTGAAATATCGGAGCACTGCTTTGACCTCATCTTTGCCTTTGACGAGATTGTGGCATTAGGCTACAGAGAGAACGTCAACCTGGCTCAGATACGCACCTTCACAGAGATGGACTCTCATGAGGAGAAGGTGTTCCGTGCCGTCAGAGAG ACTCAAGAGAGAGAAGCCAAGGCAGAGATGAGGAGAAAGGCTAAGGAGCTGCAGCAGGCGAGGAGAGATGCTGAGCGCTCTGGAAAGAAAGTGCCAGCTTTTGGCGGTTTTGGCAGTGGTGGCATGACCAGCGTTTCATCAGGGTCCATCATCACAGACACCATCGTCGAGCCAGAAAAACCCAAGATCACACCCACTGCAGTCAG GCCAAGTGGTCCCAGTAAGGCTCTGAAACTGGGTGCTAAAGGTAAAGAGGTGGACAACTTTGTTGACAAGCTCAAGTCCGAGGGTGAAACCATCATACCTGCCAAGGGAAAGAGAGGCTCAGATGTATCAAAGGTTCTGCCGCCACCAGTCAATGTGGAGAG TGTACATCTGCGTGTGGAAGAGAAGATCTTGCTGACCTGTGGTCGCGACGGTGGCCTACAGAACATGGAGGTGCTAGGCATGGTGACACTCCGAGTCACAGATGACAAGAATGGTCGCATTAGGCTCATCATcaacaataatgacaacaaaggaTTGCAGCTGCAA ACACATCCCAATGTGGACAAGAAGTTGTTTACAGCAGAGTCAGTGATTGGCCTGAAGAATCCAGAGAAGTCCTTCCCTCTCAACAATGACGTTGGTGTGCTGAAGTGGAGACTACAGACCACAGACGAGTCCCTCATACCTCTAACTA TAAACTGCTGGCCTTCAGAGAGCGGCACTGGCTGCGATGTCAACATTGAGtatgagctgcaggaggagagcCTTGAGCTGAATGACGTGGTCATAAGCATCCCTGTCCC atcTGGGGTGGGAGCTCCACTTATTGGTGACTTGGATGGAGAGTACAAACATGACAGCAGGCGAAACATCCTGGAGTGGTGCCTACCTGTCATCGATGCCAACAACAAGACCGGCAGCCTGGAGTTCAGCATTGCAGGGCAGCCCAACGACTTCTTCCCTGTCAATGTGTCCTTTGTGTCCAAGCGCAACTACTGTGACATCCAG GTTACCAAAGTGACCCACGTAGATGGCGACAGCTCCGTTAGATTTTCTTCAGAAACCTCCTTTGTTGTCGACAAATACGAAATCCTGTAA